A stretch of DNA from Danio rerio strain Tuebingen ecotype United States chromosome 10, GRCz12tu, whole genome shotgun sequence:
CCCGGGGCACCCGCCGGCATCTCCGGGTTCGTTTGCGTCACCGCACTGGGCGCCTGGGAGCGGCGCCCGTCTCCGCCTCTCCGGGCTCGGGGATCTGAACCCGACTCCCTTTCGGTCGAGCGGGGGCGACGGAGGCCATCGCCCCTCCCTTCCGAAACGGCGTTCGCCCGTCCCTTAGGACCGGCTCACCCACGTTCAACTGCTGTTCACGTGGAACCCTTCTCCACTTCGGCCTTCAAAGCTCCCGTTTGAATATTTGCTACTACCACCAAGATCTGCACCCGCGGCGGCTCCACCCGGGCCCGCGCCCTGGGCTTCTGCGCCACCGCGGCGGCCCTCCTACTCGTCGAGGCTTACCTGCGCAACCCTTCTGCCGTCGACGGCCGGGTATGGGCCCGACGCTCCAGCGCCATCCATTTTCAGGGCCAGTGGATTCGGCGGGTGGGTTGTTACACACTCCTTAGCGGGTGCCGACTTCCGTGGCCACCGCCCCGCTGTCTGTATCGACCGACACCTTTCATGGGGTCTGATGAGCGTCGGCGTCGGGCGCCTTAACCCGGCGTTCGGTTCATCCCGCAGCACCAGTTCTGCTTACCAAAAATGGCCCACTGAGCGCGTCGCATTCCACCGCCCCCGGCTCCAAGCCAGCGAGCCGGGGCTCTTACCCATTTAAAGTTTGAGAATAGGTTGAGGCCGTTTCGGCCCCAAGGCCTCTAGTCAGTGGCTTTACCGGATAAAACTGCTCGGCGAGCGCCAGCTATCCTGAGGGAAACTTCGGAGGGAACCAGCTACTAGACGGTTCGATTAGTCTTTCGCCCCTATACCCAGGTCGGACGACCGATTTGCACGTCAGGCCCGCTTCGGGCCTCCACCAGAGTTTCCTCTGGCTTCACCCTGCCCAGGCATAGTTCACCATCTTTCGGGTCCCGTCGCGCGCGCTCTGGCTCCACCTCCCCGACGGAGCGGGCGGGGCTAGGCGGGCCGGTGGTGCGCCCCCTCCGGTCGAACGGGGGGGATCCCACCCTTTCACTTTCGTTGCGCCGCGGGGGCTCGCCAGACACCCTTTGACTCGCGCGCGCGTCGGACTCCTTGGTCCGTGTTTCAAGACGGGTCGGGTGGGGTGCCGGCGTCGCCGCGGACCTCGGGCGCCCTGGCGAGGGCCGAATCCCCCCCTGACCCccgagagaggggggggggggggggggacccCGTCCCCACAAACGCGGGGAGGGCGCGGAGGACACTCACCCGCGGCCCCGGAGAGCAAGCGGCGAAGTCGGGGCGGGAGGGCGCTGTAAAGCCCCCCCCGACGGCCTGAGCCGACGGCGGGGCCACCTTCACCCCCGGACCCTTCCAAGCCGAACCGGAGCCGGTCGCGGCGCTCCGCCGCGGCGGAAGTGCACCCGGCGTCGGCCGAGCCGTCACCCGGGCGGCGGCAGCGCCGCCCCTGGGGAGGGGCCGCGCGCTCGCACGCACCGAGCGGGCCGGAACCCCCGCCGGGCTGAACCCTGCCGGGCGGACCGTGCGGCCCCCACCCGTTTACCTCTTAACGGTTTCACGCCCTCTTGAACCCTCTCTTCAAAGTTCTTTTCAACTTTCCCTCACGGTACTTGTTCGCTATCGGTCTCGTGCCGGTATTTAGCCTTGGATGGAGTTTACCACCCGCTTTGGGCTGCATTCCCAAACAACCCGACTCCAGGAGGAACCGCGCTCCAGCGGGGCGAGGGCCGACACCGGCCTTTCACCGTCCACGGGCCAGACCTCCATCTGAAGGATTTTGGCCCCCGGCCCACGCCGAGACGGGCGGACCTCCGTACGCCACACCTCCCTCGCCCCCAGGGCGGGGATTCGGCGCTGGGCTCTTCCCTCTTCGCTCGCCGCTACTGGGGGAATCCCGGTTGGTTTCTTTTCCTCCGCCTACTAATATGCTTAAATTCAGCGGGTCGTCTCGTCTGAGCTGAGGTCATAGGCCAGCAGGCAGGGCTGGAGCCGACCGCTTTGGGGGGCACGGAGCAGCCACGGCCACCCTCCGCGCGCAGGCAGCTGTTGGACCGCCGGCAGCGACGCGCGAGGGGAGAGAGAGCCGCCCCCGACCCAAGCGGTCGGCGGTCTGCGCTTAGGAGGACGAAGGCGACCCCCGACAGCGGGGGGAGCCTGCGACGCTCCAACCGCGGACGGGGGCGGGGGCGGCCCGAAGACCACCCCCCCCGCCCGGCCGATCGATAGAAAGGAGACGCTCAGACAGGCGTGGCCCCGGGATGGACCCGGGGCCGCAATGTGCGTTCGAAAGGTCGATGATCTGTGTGTGTCCTGCAATTCACATTAATTCTCGCAGCTGGCTGCGTTCTTCATCGACGCACGAGCCGAGTGATCCACCGCTAAGAGTTGTACTCTTTTTGTGTCGCCTTCGTTTTCGGGGTCCGTCACCGCAACGAGAACGTTGGAGGAATTTGGGAAAAAGAAGGGAGCGGTCGGCAGAGCCCCGGACGGGCGCCACCCCACCCGTGGGCAGGAAGGTCTTTGAACCCACGGCCCCAAAAGGCCAGGCGGGTACCCGTCGGGGAGCCCACCGTCGCCGACCGCGCCGCGTTCACCGAGCCCAAGGGGTAGCCCCGGAGGGACCCCGAAGCAGAGAAACGGGTTAGCGCCCCGAAAGCCGCTAATGATCCTTCCGCAGGTTCCCCTACGGAAACCTTGTTACGACTTTTACTTCCTCTTAACGACCGGGTTCGATCGTTTTCTGGGCGTTCCGCCGGGGACCCCCCCACCCCACATGTGAGGGAGAGCCCCGGCTGCGGCCGATCCAACGACCTCACCAAGCCGCTCAATCGGTAGTAGCGACGGGCGGTGTGTACAAAGGGCAGGGACTTAGTCAACGCAAGCTGATGACCTGCGCTTACTGGGAATTCCTCGTTCTCGGGAAACAGTTTCAATCCCCGGTCCCCAGCACGGACGGGGTTCAACGGGTCACCCACACCTCTCGGCGCAGGGTAGGCACACGTTGATCCGCCCATTGTAGCTCGCGTGCAGCCCCGGACATCTAAGGGCATCACAGACCTGCTATTGCTCTGTCTCGCGTGGCTTTCCTGCCACTTGTCCCTCTAAGAAGCTGACGACGCCGACCGCGATGGGCCGCGTAGCTAGTTAGCATGCCAGAGTCTCGTTCGTTATCGGAATAAACCAGACAAATCGCTCCACCAACCACGAACGGCCATGCACCACCACCCACAGAATCGAGAAAGAGCCATCAATCTGTCAATCCTTTCCGTGTCCGGCCCGGGTGAGGTTACCCTGCGTTGAGTCAAATTAAGCCGCAAGCTCCACTCCTGGTGGTGCCCTTCCGTCAATTCCTTTAAGTTTCAGCTTTGCAACCGTACTCCCCCCAGAGCCCAGAGACTCGTGGTTTCCCGTAACGCTGCCTGGCGGGTCAACAAGGGGGGGACGCCGCCAGATCGCGGGTCGGCATGGTTTACGGTCGGAACTACGACGGTATCTGATCGTCTTCGAACCTCCGACTTTCGTTCTTGATTAATGAAAACGTCCTTGGCAAACGCTTTCGCTCCCGTCCGTCCTGCGCCGGTCCAAGAATTTCACCTCTAGCGGCGCAGTACGAATGCCCCCGGCCGCCCCTCTCAATCATGGCCCCGGGTTCCGGAAACCCACAGAAAATAGAACCGGGGTCCTATTCCATTATTCCTAGCTGGGGTATTCAAGGGGGCGTGCCGGCCCTGCTTTGAACACTctaattttttcaaagtaaacgcTCCGGGCCCCAAGCCGAGGACACCCAGTCAAGGGCATCCGGGGGGCGCCGGGAGGCCAGGGGATCCGAGACCACCGGTGCCCGTGGCTCAGCAGGGACCGCGTGGCAAGATCCCCGAGATCCAACTACGAGCTTTTTAACTGCAGCAACTTTAGCATACGCTATCGGAGCTGGAATTACCGCGGCTGCTGGCACCAGACTTGCCCTCCAATGGGTCCTCGCCCATGGGTTTGGGATGTACTCATTACAATTGCGGGGCCTCGAAAGAGACCTGCATTGTTATTTTTCGTCACTACCTCTCCGTGTCGGAAGTGGGTAATTTGCGCGCCTGCTGCCTTCCTTGGATGTGGTAGCCATTTCTCAGGCTCCCTCTCCGGAATCGAACCCTGATTCCCCGTCACCCGTGGTCACCATGGTAGGCGACGGACCTACCGTCGAAAGTTGATAGGGCAGACATTCGAATGAATCGTCGCCGCCATGGAGGGCGCGCGATCGGCCCGAGGTTATCTAGAGTCACCAAAGCGAGGCCGGGGGCGGACAGCAGCAGGAAGGCGCGAGGCACCCCCCCTCTCCGCCGACCGCGCACCCGCATGGGTTTTGGATCTGATAAATGCACGCGTCTCCGGACCCCCAGGGGGGACCGGGTCGGCGCTCGTCGGCATGTATTAGCTCTGGAATTGCCACAGTTATCCAAGTAACGGATGGAGCGATCAAAGGAACCATAACTGATTTAATGAGCCATTCGCAGTTTCACTGTACCGGCCGTGTGCACTTAGACCTGCATGGCTTAATCTTTGAGACAAGCATATGTTACTGGCAGGATCAACCAGGTAGCCCCGAGCAGAGTGGTAGAGGAAGAGAGCTCTTCCTCGCTCACGGGTCTCGCACTGCCGCTCGCGCCCCTGGAGGGGGCGAGGGAGGCGCGGCCGCTCGCTGTGTGGGGTTTTTGCGGGGTTGTGGTCACCGGGAAATGCGACGTGCTTCGGGCAGGCCCGGCCAAAGAGCGGAGAGCGCTCGCACCAGCGCCGCCCTCCACTGTGAGAGAGCGGCGAGGGAGGCGCGTCGACCCTCGCTGGGCTGCCGGTGGAGGACTTTCGGGGTAGACCGGTCGTCTGAGTCCTTTTCCCAAGGAGCAAGGGAGTGCGGAGGAGGCCCAAAGGAGGCCTCACTCTGCTGCGGGTCTGAGGCCCAAATCGGGGAGGAACCACCCTGCCCACGACGGTCCAGAGGGACCGGGCGAGGGGCCTGCCCCTGGGGCATCTTGCACATTTCCCATCGGTCAGGTGATGGAAGGTAGTGGCACATAGTTAAGCTCTCAGAACCTAAGTCCACAGAATCACGCCTTCGCTGAATCCTCGATGGCAGGTCAGCGATAACCAGTTACGGTTGCCCGGACGTCCAGCAGGGAAAGGCCCAAGAGGTCACACCCTGCCCGGCTTGAGGCCAGAGCTCGAAGGGTATGGATGTCAGAGGGCACCGGTGATTTAATGCTTCTCGCTTTCTGAAACGGTACCGATGGTTACCCACAAATAACTTTGCAGGAAACTGTGCTGCTGGTCACCCAAAACTAACTTTGACTCTCAGATTGGTGCTGTTGGTTACCCACAACTGACATTGTGCTTGGCTTGACTTGTGCTGCTGGTCACCCAAAACTAACTCTCTCAGATTGGTGCTGTTGGTTACCCACAACTGACATTGTGCTTGGCTTGACTTGTGCTGCTGGTCACCCAAAACTAACTCTCTCAGATTGGTGCTGTTAGTTACCCACAACTGACATTGTGCTTGGCTTGACTTGTGCTGCTGGTCACCCAAAACTAACTCTCTCAGATTGGTGCTGTTGGTTACCCACAACTGACATTGTGCTTGGCTTGACTTGTGCTGCTGGTCACCCAAAACTAACTCTCTCAGATTGGTGCTGTTGGTTACCCACAACTGACATTGTGCTTGGCTTGACTTGTGCTGCTGGTCACCCAAAACTAACTCTCTCAGATTGGTGCTGTTGGTTACCCACAACTGACATTGTGCTTGGCTTGACTTGTGCTGCTGGTCACCCAAAACTAACTCTCTCAGATTGGTGCTGTTGGTGACCCACAACTGACATTGTGCTTggcttgactgactgactgactgggcttggcttggcttggcttggcttggcttggcttggcttggcttggcttggcttggcttggctggatgaacagactatatatatttatataattataatttatataattattatttataatttataattgaatgtatataatttatatatatatatatacacatatatatatatatatatatatatatatatatatatatatatatatacatacatatatatatatatatatatatatatatatatatatatatatatatatatatatatatatatatataaatacacacacacacatgtatatatatatatatatatatatatatatatatatatatatatatatatatatatatatatatatatatttatacacacacacacacacacacacacgtattttttttatcttttttataattatttttctggctcaatttgaacaggtattttaagagacaggaacaacgCAGAGCTTAATGCCGCCTTAATGCATGCCTAGAAAGCTTAGGAAAAtggtgatacaatggtgttaatttggtcactgtagcattaagactcttaaagttatgagcaAAATACTAGTAGCATAAAAAGGCcgtttccataaatgaacttgaaaagcaggtcaaaggtcaggaacaagacacagctcaaagctttacatttctggaaagaagaggaaatttgcagttcattgatgtgagtagattgactggggcaccaaaaatggcaaagttatgattttttttaattaattccgGCCCAAAAATTGGCTCCATTACAGATTTCCTTCGTGGAGATGAATAAGGAgactaaaacgaaaagaaaatgaacgaatgaatggatAATTTATTCAGTTCATCTCAGGAATGAGAGATACAAATCacgcacagtggccagaggggtTCTGAGCCATTCTTTTAGCAGAATAGTCTTCAGGGTCACTACGTGCTGCTGCTGGAGGAGAACATTTCCTGACTCATTCCACCAAAATACCCCACAGTGCTCAACAATATTTAGTTCTGGTgattgtgcaggccatgggagatgttcagctTCACTTTCATGTTTCTCGAACCACTCCGTCACTGATTACGGCGAGGTCGAAACGACTGgggtggaaatgacatttgtacagttttttttgtttgtgtgtgtgtgtgtgtgtgtgtgtgtgtgtgtgtgtgcacgcgcaaAGATTAAAGGTAGCTTAactgattagctttgaattgagaCCAGCCTCTCATGTATAAACTCGTTTACccttgttttgtttggtttttaaaaaaccTCTTTGAAGCTAcgacatgtttggaaatgacgtaggGTAAATTAATTTCCTCAGGAAACACTATTTACCTTgttttttcttcaagtgttgctgataaaataaaaattaaaaaaaaatttcattctCTCCATCTCGAACATGTGCTGTTGATTCCTTGAATTTCTGGCTTGGGTTGGCACAAACAGCTGTCCTTTAAATGCTCGTCTGCGTTGAATAATGCGATGTGGCTGCTGTCACTTGAAGTTTAATGTAAGAGATTCTACAAATTAAAAGTTAAAGATCTATATTTGAATCAACGTATGTCTCGTCTTTCATATGcaaacagaagacaaaaaaagCCAAGTGTTCCCTGCATtggtcaaatcaaatcacttttattgtcacagcAGCACGTATGCTacgatgagtgaaaagcttaggtgctggctccagacagtacaaaatacagacagagtGCAAGTACAAAGACGGTGCGTAATCGTGCGCTTTGAAGGTACAATCGAGAGGCGGTTTGAAGGCAATCGTGAATGTTTGTTAAGTTACGACCTCAGTCGTCATTTTTGATAAGTAAATTCTTGTCACGTGAGATTTCTTTCCGTCAGACACTACTTTTCCATTTTCCACTGTAACGAGAAAAAGAGACGAGGGCCACATCCGATCGTCTGATGGTGATTGATCAGTTTCTCTCAGAAAATTGACTCAGCAATCATCATCGTGGGCTTTTCCGCACCCAAGGTCTGCCGCCTGTCCGTCACCGTGGCCCGACGCCCAACGGCGTAATGTCCATTACAGCGGTCGCCgtgttttacatttaaaggcATCGCGGGAGCGGCATGGCACGCCAGCACGGAAGCAAAGGTCCACGTAAACTCTGTAAGCGGCATTGACAGAGCTCCCTTCTTGCCGCCTGGCTTCGTACGCGAGGTCCAGTTCCCTTGATGTCCACCTTCTCGACATCCCCGCAGGCAAGACCATGGAAGGGGTATGCGCTATCGATTGCTCCTGCTGCTCTTCCTCGATCTCCTCCTCCGGTTGAAGCTCCTCCGCAGCAGCATCATGCCACTGCGGATTACGGGGAGCGTTGGGCCTCTCCGGGACGATTGGCGGTATTTTGAAAGGTACGGAGGGATGCAGTCGCCATATTTTGGGATTCAGGAACCCTTCGTGCAGTATGGGAGCCTGTATTTGCATCATTTTGAGTTTTTGCTGAGAAATCGGGAGTGACGCGGCCAACGTTGTCAGCTTGCCGTAGTCGATGTAAACGCCTTGTTTCAGCAGTGCAAGGCAGCTGACAAACGTGCACACCTGGAGCAACTTGGCCCTCTCCATGTTTTCCGGTTTCAAACGCCCCAGCACGTCCTTCATCCAGGGCATTCCGTTGGCTTTAGCCGACGCCAGATTGCGTTCGTAAGTCACTCCGCGACTCACCAGGGTGACAATCACGTCGCCCTCCATTTGCGCAGCCTCCGCATCGAGGCTGGGTTTCTGCTGCGGTGACAAAACGTTGAGCATGTCTTTTTTGTTCCAGGACACCTTCGGGTTGCGCGCCGAGTCAATCACCTTCATGGCTGGGAAGTACTGAAGGCAGTTGTAGTTCAACGATGCTTGCAGGACGCCCCTCAGGGGCCTGCCGTGCTCTTCCACGAGCTGCGCCGCCCTTTTAGCGGTGGACGGGTACGTGAACCTTTTTATCTTCTCCACCAACTCCTCCAAGAGAACATCTCTGCTGATCGTGCCCGTGCACTTGCACGGTGCCGGAGGTGTGGAGTTTGTCAGACTCATTAACGACGCCGTGCTGGTCTCGCCGAGGTCGCAGAGGATCAGCGTCAAAAGGTCCGTCCCGATGATGGTGAGCGGTCCGTCGAGGCTGTCCGCGAACCCAAACAAGCGCTCTATTCTCGAGATCTGCAGCGGCTTCTTGGACCAGTACAGAAGGGGGGGCGGAGCCAGGTCGAGAGCTGCCGAGTTGAAGGGTGCCAGCCCCATGATGCCTCTCTGCCATGTGAGGCTGCGCTCGTTGTCCAGGCCGGGGCCCAGATTGACGGCAAAGATGGAGTCGTGCAGGCTGCCGGGCCTGCCCCAGAAGAACACTTCCAAGGCTATCTCGGCTTGAAATGCCACCCAAGACTCCTCAAACTTTCCCTTGTGCTTTCCGGTGGCGTGGGCGGCGCGCAAGCTGCCCAGCAAATATCTGGGCACCTCCTGCAGGGTGCTGAGGAAGGGTAACCTTGCCTGGTCCTCCGCGAAGGGAAGGAGCATGGGTTTTTCCTCCAGCAGCTGCGAGACAGCGCTCGCGTCGAAAAAATCCACCGCTCTCACGGTGCCCCACATCTGCTGCGTTGCCAGTAGAGTCACCGTTTCAAACCTTGCCCTGACAATGCCTTGCAGCTTCAGCAGAAGGTCTTGCATGTGATCGAGGTAGGCCTCGCTTCGATTTGACATGGCTCGTGCGGTCATTGGGTGCATGAGGCCGCAGCAGACCACTTCTCCCGACACTGGGTGCGAACTCCACTTTTCCTGACGGTTGTGCGGCGTGTCCGCATAAAGCTGCAGAAAGGTCACGCTTTGGGGGAAACGGGCTGGCCTCAGCAGGTCCCCGCTGACCTCCATGCGCCGTCCATCCAGGTTGGACTGAAAGTTCAGGGCCTCCCGGAGCGACAGAGGACAGAATATCGAGCCTTTGTCTCCCACTAAATCCTTCAGGGCATACTTTGACCAAAAGTGGTGCACGTTTTCATCCCGTGACCCGATCTCGCACGCGGCATGGATGCTGAAGCAAACAACGGACCTCTCACGACACAGCTCCGAGAGGCAGAGCGGGGATCCGTCCTTCTGGCCAAACTGGCAAAGGATTATCACGGGTTTCAGGCAGTCGACGGGTTGAGACTGGAGGGCGCGGTCGAACGTTTCGAGTATAAAATCTTGATCCTGCTTCAAAATGTGGAAGCGTGACAGGTCGTAGAGTTTGTTCTTCTGCATCGTGGGGCGCTTGATATCTTTCGAGGAAGCTGACTTCAGTAGGTGCTGCAGAGACTCTCCGATGGCTCTGAAGCACTCCGTGGCTTTTTGGTCCATTTTGGCAGCCGAATCAATGGATGGGTCGCCATGCTGGCCTCTCGGAACCAGGCACAGACTCAGTTGCCATCCCTACGGAACAAAATGGCAAGACCTTTTCAGACGCCCGCCGTCACTCTGCATACAGTCGCACGAATGCAAAATTAGGGAAACTGCAGTCGATGAGCTTCACAAAGACACCTACCTGAGGCGTTGCGATGGTGAGCCCTCTGGATAACTGAAAGCACCGGAAACCGGACCCGGAGTAGACGTGGGGCTTGACGTGTTTCTTCAGCAGATGGAAAACTGGATGCACGCTCACTTTCGAGGGCTTTGGAAAGGTCAGGTACGGGACTCGAAGTTTCAACCCTGACAGCTCTTCCAGCTGAACTACTACACCGTCAATGTCGAAAGAAAGGTCCAAGTGAAGACTCTGCTCCGATCTTGTCATAGTGGTTGGGCTGACTGACAGGTGAATGCTGTCATCGGAGAGAAAGTCTTTCATGCTACTTGACTGCCTGACGATGTCCAACAAGTTTTGCGTGTTGTCTTCAGCGGTTGTTTTGTACAGCAACTCCACCTGACAGAGAAGATTAAAACAATTCATGATAGTGTCCGTTTTTATTCCAAGAATATCACGCAATTACTCATGCAACTATCATACCACCTCTGAAGCCCCGCTCTGGTCTTGCTCATCCACGTCACCTTCTTCATGGACAGAAGCTCTTTCTGCTGTtgagcaaataaataaagaaaaaaatcaatagaCAATAGATAAATCCATTCAAGAGAGAGGCTAGAAAATGTTATGTTCCATTCGGTATTAATTACATTGGCGAAATATCGGCGAAATATCATCTTCGAAGACGAAAATGACATAAAAAATTAGCTGATGATGGcgacaactataataaaaatataattaaatttttgcTGACTAATAGAAAGAAAACGAGAATGGTATTGAGAAAcgactttgcaaaaaaaaacaatcgGAAAAGTCCGCGGAAAAACGGGTTTGGTCACCATCGTGAACACAGGGAGTTCTGTAGATTAAATGCatacacaaaattaaaaaatctcCAGCCAGCATTTACTTTAAAGCTTTATTGCATTCACATGAAGAATTTTGAACGTTTTGAATGACGTTTTGAAGAATTACTGGTCACAGAGATACAAAGAAATGGTTTGTTTCCTTAATATTTATTTCCTTAATGTGTTTTAGTAAAccttaaacatttgaaatgtacAACTGCATAATTTCATaaagttaatgtttattttacagtgtgggaCTGCACAGAGAATAGCTTAGAAAATCTAGAATTGCTAAACTGGATTTATACAAACATTCCCCaaattaaaatcacttaaaaAGCACTATGACACTTTTTCAATACATTAAACAAGTtacctaaactcttaacacggttagcacaacatccgtcttcgtgggctatacaattaacacatttcttgttgctttgacacaaaatgcatccagtcaacaccaatttaaaatgcttgaaatTATTTTACACGCAAATTCAACCAAAACCAAGAcaatgtaattttaaagttgAATTTACCAAtgcaatagatagatagatagatagatagatagatagatagatagatgatagatagatagatagatagatagatagatagatagatagatagatagatagatagatagatagatagatagatagatagatagatagatagatgatagatagatagatagatagatagatagatagatagatagatagatagatagatagatagatagatagatagattttttttatttaaaactgattttattactgccaaaataaaacaaataagactttatctatatatttattttacacaatatAACAAAAGACGTGCTGCCCTCTTGTGGACAAACTTTGAAACGTTCAGACCCAACTTGCAGAGTGCTTTTACTAATGTTGAATAACAATATGCaactatttatgtatttttattaattttattaattaattttattaaacttttattaattaaacaattattttg
This window harbors:
- the LOC141376261 gene encoding uncharacterized protein isoform X1; the protein is MSRNIESRFAEVEARIRDLVIQGRRDVQRLQDLMGHGTFEAETAERASVHEEGDVDEQDQSGASEVVELLYKTTAEDNTQNLLDIVRQSSSMKDFLSDDSIHLSVSPTTMTRSEQSLHLDLSFDIDGVVVQLEELSGLKLRVPYLTFPKPSKVSVHPVFHLLKKHVKPHVYSGSGFRCFQLSRGLTIATPQGWQLSLCLVPRGQHGDPSIDSAAKMDQKATECFRAIGESLQHLLKSASSKDIKRPTMQKNKLYDLSRFHILKQDQDFILETFDRALQSQPVDCLKPVIILCQFGQKDGSPLCLSELCRERSVVCFSIHAACEIGSRDENVHHFWSKYALKDLVGDKGSIFCPLSLREALNFQSNLDGRRMEVSGDLLRPARFPQSVTFLQLYADTPHNRQEKWSSHPVSGEVVCCGLMHPMTARAMSNRSEAYLDHMQDLLLKLQGIVRARFETVTLLATQQMWGTVRAVDFFDASAVSQLLEEKPMLLPFAEDQARLPFLSTLQEVPRYLLGSLRAAHATGKHKGKFEESWVAFQAEIALEVFFWGRPGSLHDSIFAVNLGPGLDNERSLTWQRGIMGLAPFNSAALDLAPPPLLYWSKKPLQISRIERLFGFADSLDGPLTIIGTDLLTLILCDLGETSTASLMSLTNSTPPAPCKCTGTISRDVLLEELVEKIKRFTYPSTAKRAAQLVEEHGRPLRGVLQASLNYNCLQYFPAMKVIDSARNPKVSWNKKDMLNVLSPQQKPSLDAEAAQMEGDVIVTLVSRGVTYERNLASAKANGMPWMKDVLGRLKPENMERAKLLQVCTFVSCLALLKQGVYIDYGKLTTLAASLPISQQKLKMMQIQAPILHEGFLNPKIWRLHPSVPFKIPPIVPERPNAPRNPQWHDAAAEELQPEEEIEEEQQEQSIAHTPSMVLPAGMSRRWTSRELDLAYEARRQEGSSVNAAYRVYVDLCFRAGVPCRSRDAFKCKTRRPL
- the LOC141376261 gene encoding uncharacterized protein isoform X2, which translates into the protein MSRNIESRFAEVEARIRDLVIQGRRDVQRLQDLMGHGTFEAETAERASVHEEGDVDEQDQSGASEVELLYKTTAEDNTQNLLDIVRQSSSMKDFLSDDSIHLSVSPTTMTRSEQSLHLDLSFDIDGVVVQLEELSGLKLRVPYLTFPKPSKVSVHPVFHLLKKHVKPHVYSGSGFRCFQLSRGLTIATPQGWQLSLCLVPRGQHGDPSIDSAAKMDQKATECFRAIGESLQHLLKSASSKDIKRPTMQKNKLYDLSRFHILKQDQDFILETFDRALQSQPVDCLKPVIILCQFGQKDGSPLCLSELCRERSVVCFSIHAACEIGSRDENVHHFWSKYALKDLVGDKGSIFCPLSLREALNFQSNLDGRRMEVSGDLLRPARFPQSVTFLQLYADTPHNRQEKWSSHPVSGEVVCCGLMHPMTARAMSNRSEAYLDHMQDLLLKLQGIVRARFETVTLLATQQMWGTVRAVDFFDASAVSQLLEEKPMLLPFAEDQARLPFLSTLQEVPRYLLGSLRAAHATGKHKGKFEESWVAFQAEIALEVFFWGRPGSLHDSIFAVNLGPGLDNERSLTWQRGIMGLAPFNSAALDLAPPPLLYWSKKPLQISRIERLFGFADSLDGPLTIIGTDLLTLILCDLGETSTASLMSLTNSTPPAPCKCTGTISRDVLLEELVEKIKRFTYPSTAKRAAQLVEEHGRPLRGVLQASLNYNCLQYFPAMKVIDSARNPKVSWNKKDMLNVLSPQQKPSLDAEAAQMEGDVIVTLVSRGVTYERNLASAKANGMPWMKDVLGRLKPENMERAKLLQVCTFVSCLALLKQGVYIDYGKLTTLAASLPISQQKLKMMQIQAPILHEGFLNPKIWRLHPSVPFKIPPIVPERPNAPRNPQWHDAAAEELQPEEEIEEEQQEQSIAHTPSMVLPAGMSRRWTSRELDLAYEARRQEGSSVNAAYRVYVDLCFRAGVPCRSRDAFKCKTRRPL